TCATGTTTGGGATGCTGTAGGCCCAAAAACAGTTGCAGGTCATTTTTCACAATATACCCACAAAACACATTCCACCACCTCCGCAATGACAAGCCATTGTAACATGATGTAAAAGTAAGCAATTAAAACaatcttaatgaaattcatatGATATCACAGTACATTCTCCCACTAAGAAAAGGTTTTAAGCTAAATATTGTGAACTATACTCATACCAGAACCAGTTCTTCTACCTCAGCCCATGTAGCATATATAACCGCTATTTGCTTACAAGTAAAGTTATGTAGGTCAAAGCCCCCCAAAAAGAACTTGTTAAGTAGAACAAGCAAAGATTCCAGCATAGCCTAAATAGTCTTAAACAAAGTGTACTTTGTGCTCATTAACCAGTAACAGACACAACTGCACTAAAAAGAATGACATAAACAACCTGGAGATTATAGCACACCGCTCTGTTTATATAGCCAAACACAACGTACTATGAATCCCACATAGGAGGATAGCATGAGAACATCAACATATGAATCACGCTTATAATAGTAATATGTCTAATGTTTATTTGTTACATGATACAGAAACAAAAACATGAtcttaatatgtaatatatccTTCCTAGCAAGTGGGAAAAGTTACTAATCATGCCCATCTATTAGGACAGGAACCTAATCTACTTAATAATCACCAACACTTTTTATATCATACACTGATGGGATACAATATGGATGCACGCATGTCACTCAGTATAGAGATCCTCAACCTCCTAAAGAAATTATATCTAACCCCACCTAGAGAAACAAAATCCTGAGCCAGAGTTGCATGGCCTAAACACTACATCTTCAATGATCAATAAAATTAGATGTATACATGAACTCAAGTAGCTCATCATGGATAAACATTTGATCAGAAAGAACTGGGGCACTGTGACATTTAGATCTCACCTGACATCGACATGAAACACGAGGACCAACTTGTCCACTTTCATCTGCCAGATCAACTTGACCACTTCGATCCTGTGTTTCCCACCATTCATTACCTGAAGGCTTGAATCCAGGCTGCATGGAAGACAACTCCTGCAGCATATGTGAGGCATCAAGATCATCTACAAAACCTTTCATTGGCATATCTGGATTAATTGGTTCAACTTTTGACTTTCGGAAAGAGAAAGGACTTTTGCTGGGCCTGCTTGCTTGATCATGGAAACCATATTCCCTACTTAAACCATTTAATTTTAATTGCCCCTCTGAAGCATCGAGCCCATCTGCTTCTTGAGGCATGAGTAAGGGGATATCCTGGCAGGATGATCGAGCCGAAAATGATTCTTGCTTTTTGGTGCGTTTACGGATGTTTCCATCATtcttaatttcatcatcaatgtCTCTGTTAATTCCCATGTAGTGGGGAATAACCATGTGATGCTGTGGCATAAGGAGTGGGATCGCCTCCTCATATGGAGCTTTATTCCTCTGAAAAATGATATAGCTATAAAATCACCAAAGCTTTTAAATTCAGAGAATACCTAAAACTGTAACAAGATTAACCTTTGCATAGTTCCAACGCTGAACAAAATGTCTAGCAACATCACGGCAAGGCGGTCCCCAAAAAGCACAGTGGACATCATGCCATGGCATACGCGGATACTTTTGCCGATCTAATTCATCTTTCATAGTATCTTCCCATGAATTTGGTTCCGACTCCCTGAATTGTTATTAGGTATCGGACAGGCAATTATTAGACATAATCGATGCAGATTGTAGCTCTCCACAAAGTCAATCTCATCactgtatgtgtgtgtgtgtgtgtgtatgtatgtatgtatcacACAATGAGTCGGTACATTTGTAGATCCATTATCATCAAAAAGCAAATTGACATCAGAAAAGTTCCAGATCCAAATTATTCATACTTAAAGTAAACAATGTAAAGTATCCATCTTTACTTGTTCTTTGCAACAACAATCCTCACTCAGGTATAGCAACAAACAACTAGAACTACTTCAAGATCATTAAGACCAAGTAATTTATGGATGTTCCAATGCAGCAGACCATCATGTCCCACTAGATAATTCTGAGACTAAATTGACTTCTAAAATCAGGATAAATAGTTAGCTACAAGATTAAAATGAACTTGTAATGAAAACACGGGGAAAGCACCTTGGGTTGTAATAGTCCTTTCCAGGCCAATTGCAGGGAGGGTAATCGCCCACTTTGTGATCAAATGAATCATAGCGACCAAAGCAGAGGTCAAGCCCTCCAAGAAAGCAAATATGGTGGTCAACAATAACAATTTTCTCATGGTGCGACCTATGTATAAGCAGATGTAAGTCCACAGAAATTTCTGTTTCATCACTGAGTGAAAACAATAATCAAGTACCATATCTGTAGGAAAAGAGTATGAAAACTTAAACAGCTACTGGCTTTGACAATAAGGTGCATACCATAAATAGACACCAGTAGAAAAATGGTCTGGATATCGTAGTACTCTCACATTCTCATGGATGCCAAGAAGCTTTTTCTTGCTGTAGACGCTGTTAATTTTCAGAGCTAGGGCAACCTCTTTGTATAGAAGAATATAAATCTACaggaaaagaaaattcaagaatcCAAAATTAAAGTTCATACAGTTAGGATAACAAAAGCAGGGACAAGCCATGTTCAGATGCAGCCACATTTTCATGAAAGCCACAATTGTTTCCTTCAAAGAACTTCAGAAGTATTGGCATGTATGAAACATATAACAAGTAAATCATATGTACAGGCATATATACCTGAACACCTTGCTTAGCTTTCATTTCTAGTAAAGCATCAAGCCGAGAGGATGCATGAGCATCAAAAGGCCGCCGCAGGTAGAGTTCTGGGCAGAGCCACCAACCACAAATAAATATCTGCAGGAAACTTCTATTCATATTCTACTTGCtcatataataaaaagtgaagAATATTATCTGTGAAGGTGAAACTAAAGCTTTGACCTCTGATTTTGCATCCTCAATTGCCAAAGCAATCGCTTCAAATGCCACCCGACCATCTACAAACCACTGAGCCTGACTACCATCTTCTGTCAATCCCCGAGGAGGAGCAAAAGATCCAAAACGGTGAGGGTGACACCAACCCTCAGGTGGCCTAAGACCAGCATCATTAATTGCAGCAACCCAATCTTTGACTTTAGCATTGGCCTTGGTTCTGACCTTGATGCACCGGATTCCACAAGATACCTTTAATAACATCATAATAACTTCAGAAAAAGTGCAACTTCTTACAAATAGCAATGCTGACCTTGGATGAAAACCAATCACTCATCATTTTAACTGGGACTAGGAAGCTAGAGGCAAGGTAATACAAGTCTATGCTACAAACTTCCTTCAGATCACGATGCTTTTTCTTGTTATTCTCATCAAAGCATGGTACCAAATATTCCACTGAGATGTGGAAAAGTTGGGAAAGGAATAGGTTTTTATTAAAAACCCAAAGGGCCCCCAACCCATGAACCTTTAGAGTTGCTTCATTTCCACAATGACTTGCTTGGGTATTgaccttcttcttctccttctacATCCTTTCAGGAATAGTAGCATAAATATTCTTTGCAGATCTCCAACCATCTCAACAAGTTTTCTCTAATTTAACACAATTATGATTGTTCACTTTTTGTAACATTTATTTCGTTCAAATTCAGGTCAACATTTTATTTCTTAGTTGACTAAATCATTAGCAATTTCAATACAGCTCCTTACTTGCCCAAATTATCTCTCTTCAAATAGGTGGCCTTAACcctgaaattttcattttgattaTACTGATGCACTATGACACTAGAACATATAATGCTATCACTCCATTTAACCATATCTATTTGTTCCTATGAATGCATCATCCCCGGTCCCTTTTTTAATTCAATCATGAAACCTAAACGCTTAGATCAGTAAACCCATTATCCGTATCTTTAACTAAAATATTCCGTCTCCAACAATCAAGAATTCAAGGAAAATTAGAATCCTAATCCTCTTTATATTCATTTACaggtttttatttatttatttattgaaaattgattGTCTACAGACCAGTGGCGGAGCTAGGAATTGCAATTAGGGGGGGCGAGTCTCTGTTATTTGGACCAAGTCCAAATAACTTTCAAATATTATtgtttgggtccttgagaggggggcaaagtgaaaatttttatcaatatttttttggggggagggagggggggggcaaaacaatataataaaaaaatttttacttagaaatttttttataacaattggaggggggggcaaagtgaaaatttttatcaatatttgggggggcaaaacaatataataaaattttttttacttagaaatttttttttttaacaattggagGGGGGGCGGTTGCCCCCCCTGGCCCCCCCCTTCCCTCCGCCCCTGCTACAGACACACTCCCAAAGACATCCTTCTCAGGAACAAGATGCAAATCTTTGTTATCTTTAGAGACCCATAAGATGCTCTAAGGACTAACAAGAAACTTTATACTTCAGGACTGGACTCCGAATGTAATGCTTCAGGAAGAGTGTCAACATAGAATGGGTCCTCTACAAGAAAAACATGCATAAACAGCTTACCCTGAAATAATGGCGCAAAGGATTGTGATCCTTTACTTCTTTTGCTAATGATACACGGCCATCTCCATTACCATCTGATGCTGGTAGTACATCAAATACAATTATATCTAGAGGTTGCGCATCAAAAGGATCTTTGAGGAAGGCCAGAAATCCAGGCTTGAGTACAGCCCAGACCTGCATATAATTCCAACACTGTGATATTTCTTGTAGAGTAAATCTAAATTAGATACTACAATACAGGTATTAGGAGCATGACCAGATTTAAATTAGAAACTAAACTATGCATATTGAAAGCATAACTCCAGATAGCTGAAAGCAGGTTCTAACAATTTCAGCATTCAAGCACATGACTGGTGTTAGCTAATTGAGAATGCTTAAAATCAAGTGAGGACATACAAACAGATTTTTTATGACAAGTTGAGGCCACACAGTAAAAATGCTTAGATTATGGTTGACACAATATTGAGGGATGCACAAGAAAAACTTTCCAGTAAAGAGAGAACCAAACGAGGAAAGCTGTAAAATATGAAAAGACGAAAAGAACGCAGTAAGGGATACAGAAAAGCAAACCCAGTACAGCCTACCTTTTTCATCAGGTTGCGAAACCTGTATAtgaagaaaagggagaaaagactAGGAATAACAAAACCTAATAATTCTCTGAATAAGAACCACATAAGCAGGATGCAAGGAAACTCAAAATTCTAACTACCCCAAGCACTGACCTCTTAGATTCTCCAACCAAAGTCATCATGAAATAAAAGCAAAGCAAAGCAACAATGATCTTGTAGCAACTAAAAATTGAAAGGTCACCAGTCAATGTCATGCAGTAGTTGAAAACAGTAATGGATCCAAATATGAGAAGAGGAATTCTCAAGTAGTATGCAATTTTCATTATccccaaaaatcagaaaaaacagAACGAGAGATTCATGGTAGATTATCCAGCGAAGATAATTACCTTCTGCCAATTGTCTTTGCAGCAGCTGAACCACTGACATGAACAACAGCCTTGATGTTCATCATCACTTGGGATTTTTGGTAAGTGCTTCACCATGACATAATCTTCTTTTAGCTTAGGACCATACTCTGGTAAAAAGGACAACCTGGAGACTTCCAAAAATCTGCAAACCTGCCATATAATTGGGAAATGTGAAAGACAGAAAAATACCGAGAAAGAAATCTGGAgtagccaaaacatgaattcaacttaattttcaaaaaatggaaACATTAGCTGCATAAGAGTTGTAGCCTAAATACACAGTTCAGCTTAAAACAAATCAAAGCAACGATATCTTGACTAACAATCGCAATCTCCTAGTGCTATTACGGGTTAGTTACTATTCCACCACACAGATATTCCATGGTCAATTATTCTTTGGTGAAAGAGATGTGCGAGAATTTCATACACATGATAACATGGAAGTATGTGCTTGTGAAAATTTTCCCTACCGAATTTGTATATGTAACATGAAGGGTTGAAGTAGTTGCCGAATATCAGGTAAAATCTCTCTAGGTGCTTATTTAATTCAAGGCAACTTAAGAAACAAGGTAACTCATTTACCGGGTCAAGCTACTGACTCATGCTCTTGGTGCAAGCACACATGCATAGAAAACACTCTTTCTGTTAGTTGCTAAATTCGAAGGATGAAAATATgaacattaaagaaaacaaagtgTGCTAATTATTAGGTTGTAACAAAAGTTGCTACACTATCTTGCAAGCaaatctaaaacaaaaattctaGAGTAAGACTTTGCATACCTCCCGTGAATTCACTATATCCATGTTCCCAAGAAAGTGATTCAAGTAGCCTTGCATTGCTACTTTTGATCTGTCAGACATTGAATTCTGCCGTCCTAGGGCAGGCCGAATAATTGGCAGGGCAGCACTTGACGGAACATCTCTGAACAAAAAACTACCTGTAAGAATCATACAAATTATGATGCTACTCGCAGTATGTAACACTTACTCCCCTTTCACAATAAGCAATATAATCTCAAGATTCACCTGTTTTTGACACTTTCATCATTACGCAGAGGAATGGTCTCATCTTCAGCTTCTTCATCATCCTGTATAACCGGTGTATGATCTCCTATTCctaaattttgaagccattctcTGACCTTCACATTTACGCATCCATAAGAAACACATCAGCATTCCACCACAGATTCAACATGAGTAAAAGGTGCAACAGTTTGATCAAACAAACCAACCTCCTAAAAATAAACTGCAAAAATGCACACCGAAGCAAATGAATCTAAGCATACCTGCTCCTGcttttcatgaatttcctcaATAAATGCCCTTTTCTTCAACGCAAAATGTAAATAGAATACTTGTGAAGCTTTCTTGACTAACTGCCACTTGAACTGAAGAAAGAATAAGTATTAGTCCAGCAGAATCCAATCAATTACTAACCTCCTAACCTATGGGGGGAAAAACACTATTGGAATATTGAAGCTACCATTCAACCAATTCaagtattaatattttttttaggtGGAACTGACGGTAACGAAAGGTACCCAAATAGGCTACCAATCTTTTCGTCCCCTGTCACCAATTTTAATTGATAATTGTAGACTACCAAAATTCGCACAATCCATCAAAATTCACATACTGCCCATAATTAAAACCAAATATGTGCAAGGTAGCAATAACTGTCACAACAACAATATAACTCCTAAAATTCATTTTCAGTCAAACAACATCCTAAATTAACAACTAAATTTAGTTTAATTACGTCCAAAAACCCAAACTCACTCAATTTCAAATCCGAAAAAGCCCCAGTTTTTACCTCGTCTACAAGAACTCTAAGTTCACCCTTTTGGCGTTCCCTGTCAAAGCCAACACTCCTCACCTCACTCTGATTCCTAGCTCAGGTATAAATGAACAAACTTCCATTCATATCCAGTTCTCAAAAATCCAAACTTGAGCTGATTCCAGCATCACTCTATAAGCAATCTGTTTATGTTCTAGTCTCTTCTATAAAACTCAAAGTAGCAACTTCTCCATTAAACAAATTTCTACCTGATatattgaaacaaacaaaaaataaactaaTATTGGCAGCAAGCGAGGCAAGGTGAAATCATACCTGTTTGTATTGGAATTCAATTGTATAAGTGAGCATAATAGGGCTAATATCGGCAGCATCGGGGCGGGACACCTGAATAATAGTAGCCTTAGGCAACTCATCGAAAATTCGAGCTGACTCGGCTCCGTGATGATGATGAAAGGAGAAGAATGATGACATCATCATCGGCAGCGGCTCCGATTGCACTTGCACGTACCTCgggcctcctcctcctcctcctccgccgCCGGTCACCAAGTGCTCCGTCGACGCCATTCTCTCCGATCACCACTGACGATTTAACAAAAAATACAGAAACACGTGTACAATCGATAGCTATGTCAAAAAAGGAATGACGCAATTAATTTGTTCCGGATAGAGATCAAGAAGAAGTAGAAacaaaatagagagagagagaaatttgagaaaaataaaggGCTAATTAGAATTTGACTTTTTTGGGATGAAATGTGTGGATTTTCTGTTTGGTAGTTTTCAACTTTTCATTGTCTTCCGTTACGTGGACTTTGGTGTGTGGTCGGTTGTGGATAGTCCGGAATTTCAGGATCCGGGTAGATTTGAATTGCATTACaagtctctctctctttatttttttcaagtGAGTCTATGCCTTCTAGTTTTCGTTTtttgactctctctctctctctctctctctgctttttttttttttttttttggggtgttttacAACAATTTTTTTAATGGTTTTGGTTGGGATTAGCCACTAGCCAGGATAATTACGCGAGCTTAGCACAATTGTGTGAGTTTTGGCCTTCATTTGGAGATAAATTTCCGAGCACTAGTTTAAATTCTCAAAGAAATGGTCCTTTTCAATTTAGGTTCTAGAACACAAGACGAAATCTGTGGCTAGTACAGGGTAATTACGGTTTGCTTTGGAGCATATCAGCAGATGATCCATTGTTTATACTTGACCGATGGTCGTTGGGATGCAAAAGCCTAAACCGTTtcttgttttgagttttgaCTGGTAGGTTTTGCTATTGTGACCCAGATAAACCAACTTAATCAATACtcatataaataaaaattatgagTCAATTGATGATGCTAGATTATTTGCATTAGAATTTCGAAATTGGCTACATCCCTAAGTCTCCTTGATCGTATGCTTCGTCCCTTAGGAACTGACGTAAGTGTCAAGTTTGGAATACTAATATGCCAGGTATTTCTAGAGAATAGAGAGAGTTAATGCTAATCTGATTAGAAGAAATGtggcaaaaaaaagaaaaaaaaaaaaccaacgaATTGAATTGAAGGAAGACATGGGGTTTGTTTGGACAGTAGATTATTTGGTCAACTATATTTGCTGAcgtcatcattacaattttcaatacagctttttatctttctaattatctttttatctcacatacatcacatcagaAAAAATGCTActgtaattattccaaataatatttcaaataatatcctatccaaacaaatataaATTCTAaatgtttggataggagattatttgggataattttttaaagaaaatactgtaacacttttttgatgtgatatacgtgagataaaaagatgattaaaaaataaGTTGATGACACAAATAAATCAATGGATATAAATAAGGTGTCAATAAAGTGCAATCAAAAACACAGTAGTGTGTGTTTTTCCTTATATTCTATTGAATTCAAGTTTGTAGCTATTATTTATTGTTTGAAACTGAATGCCTGTACATAGGGTAGGAAGAAGAATAAAGCTAATGCAGGAATTTCATACCTTCGGctcaaaaaaagggaaaaaaagaagtaggtttttcttcacaaaatccttcataattttttctcaaattgtCGAATTTAAAGATTAAATTCTTACTAAAATAGCAAGAAGAAGGAcaattttgttcaaatttaaAGATTAGATACTTTGCAAGCTTTAAATCCTCCTTCTTCAGCCAAAGGAAATATAGATGGAAAACGAAAAAATAGAATTAGGTATGTGTTAGTTAAATGGGTTTTAAATGGATAATTAGATATCCATCATCCATTTGGATGCGGACAACCATTTATTATATATTGCATCATTTAATCCACGATCTATTTACATAAAATCAATTATCATCCATATATCATTCAattatttgacaaaaataaCCTCAAGATGCTCAGTTAATTGCTAAAAACCGGGCAGAACATGGATGGATTTTATGCATGTATGCTCTAATAATCCTCTTCTCTTATGTAATTAACATATTTAAAAATCTCCCACAACATTCAATAAGAATGGGGCAAAACCAAAATAAATGGTTAATCATAGAAGGGGCACTAAAGAGCAGACAGCAAGCAACAAAGCATTAAAAAAATGGTGGCTAGATTAGAGGGACACACAGAGGTCTAGCAAACAAAAACCATAGCCTTTGCAAGAACTCACCAAAAAACCAGTAGAGGTATAATAACGCCCACTGTTTAACTATTTATCAGGCCGTCTGCTCTTTTAAAACTCACATTCAAAGCCTAAGTTCTTTCTGAACCAAACCAAATCATGGCAGCTAGGTTTGTACATTTTTTGAAGAGATCTCCTCAAACTAAAAGTTTTATCGACAACATCTCCTCAGTCATAGTCATTTTGTTATGAGTGAAATCTCAATTGAGAAGAGAGCAAGCAAAAATTTTGTTGCTCCAAGATGGAGAGAGTCAGATGTATCATGCAGTAGATGAGGTCATCAGCAATATAAAGGAGATAAGCAAAGCCTAACGATGGGTACTAGAGATGAGAGAAGAAGGCTTTCGGGGCTGCCAATGAAGGCTAGGAGCTAAAGAATGTGGAGAATGACTTTAGTAGTAGTAGTCTAAGTAACTTTAGCATTAGTTCTGTAGTAAAAAGACATAAATTTTAAacccaaatatatatatatatatatatatatatatcagccATCCCACCACCCAAAAAAAAGTATAGAATCTTGAGACGttttttgttaataaaaatGTCATTTAgtatttctaaatctttttttATCTTAGGAAAATTGTAACAATGTAGATGTAGAATTAATTTATGGAACTAGTTAGAAGTTAGAAGTATGAATTTTACAAAATACAATCAGTAGTATGTTTTGAGGGTGTTTGACATCTTACCTTTTGCCCATGCTTCTTGTTATTAGTGGTTATGAAGCAAACCAAAACAATAGTAGTataagtagtttttttttttttctactagAGCCTTATATGTTTTGTTGTTAGCATGCAGACTTTCTCTCTGAGATACT
This Coffea arabica cultivar ET-39 chromosome 3e, Coffea Arabica ET-39 HiFi, whole genome shotgun sequence DNA region includes the following protein-coding sequences:
- the LOC113738076 gene encoding phospholipase D zeta 1-like isoform X1; its protein translation is MASTEHLVTGGGGGGGGGPRYVQVQSEPLPMMMSSFFSFHHHHGAESARIFDELPKATIIQVSRPDAADISPIMLTYTIEFQYKQFKWQLVKKASQVFYLHFALKKRAFIEEIHEKQEQVREWLQNLGIGDHTPVIQDDEEAEDETIPLRNDESVKNRDVPSSAALPIIRPALGRQNSMSDRSKVAMQGYLNHFLGNMDIVNSREVCRFLEVSRLSFLPEYGPKLKEDYVMVKHLPKIPSDDEHQGCCSCQWFSCCKDNWQKVWAVLKPGFLAFLKDPFDAQPLDIIVFDVLPASDGNGDGRVSLAKEVKDHNPLRHYFRVSCGIRCIKVRTKANAKVKDWVAAINDAGLRPPEGWCHPHRFGSFAPPRGLTEDGSQAQWFVDGRVAFEAIALAIEDAKSEIFICGWWLCPELYLRRPFDAHASSRLDALLEMKAKQGVQIYILLYKEVALALKINSVYSKKKLLGIHENVRVLRYPDHFSTGVYLWSHHEKIVIVDHHICFLGGLDLCFGRYDSFDHKVGDYPPCNWPGKDYYNPRESEPNSWEDTMKDELDRQKYPRMPWHDVHCAFWGPPCRDVARHFVQRWNYAKRNKAPYEEAIPLLMPQHHMVIPHYMGINRDIDDEIKNDGNIRKRTKKQESFSARSSCQDIPLLMPQEADGLDASEGQLKLNGLSREYGFHDQASRPSKSPFSFRKSKVEPINPDMPMKGFVDDLDASHMLQELSSMQPGFKPSGNEWWETQDRSGQVDLADESGQVGPRVSCRCQVIRSVSQWSAGTSQIEESIHSAYCSLIEKAEHFIYIENQFFISGLSGDEIIRNRVLEALYQRIMRAYKEKKCFRVIIVIPLLPGFQGGVDDGGAASVRAIMHWQYRTICRGRNSILDNLYDHIGPRVHDYISFYGLRAHGRLFEGGPVASSQVYVHSKIMIVDDCITLVGSANINDRSLLGSRDSEIGVLVEDKELFDSLMGGKPWKAGKFASSLRLSLWSEHLGLRAGEVHQIRDPVIDSTYKGIWMATAKTNTMIYQDVFSCIPNDLIHSRASLRQCMVYWKEKLGQATIDLGIAPNKLESYQDGDIKCTDPLERLESVRGHLVSFPLDFMSKEDLRPVFNESEYYASSQVFH
- the LOC113738076 gene encoding phospholipase D zeta 1-like isoform X2, which translates into the protein MMKKLKMRPFLCVMMKVSKTGSFLFRDVPSSAALPIIRPALGRQNSMSDRSKVAMQGYLNHFLGNMDIVNSREVCRFLEVSRLSFLPEYGPKLKEDYVMVKHLPKIPSDDEHQGCCSCQWFSCCKDNWQKVWAVLKPGFLAFLKDPFDAQPLDIIVFDVLPASDGNGDGRVSLAKEVKDHNPLRHYFRVSCGIRCIKVRTKANAKVKDWVAAINDAGLRPPEGWCHPHRFGSFAPPRGLTEDGSQAQWFVDGRVAFEAIALAIEDAKSEIFICGWWLCPELYLRRPFDAHASSRLDALLEMKAKQGVQIYILLYKEVALALKINSVYSKKKLLGIHENVRVLRYPDHFSTGVYLWSHHEKIVIVDHHICFLGGLDLCFGRYDSFDHKVGDYPPCNWPGKDYYNPRESEPNSWEDTMKDELDRQKYPRMPWHDVHCAFWGPPCRDVARHFVQRWNYAKRNKAPYEEAIPLLMPQHHMVIPHYMGINRDIDDEIKNDGNIRKRTKKQESFSARSSCQDIPLLMPQEADGLDASEGQLKLNGLSREYGFHDQASRPSKSPFSFRKSKVEPINPDMPMKGFVDDLDASHMLQELSSMQPGFKPSGNEWWETQDRSGQVDLADESGQVGPRVSCRCQVIRSVSQWSAGTSQIEESIHSAYCSLIEKAEHFIYIENQFFISGLSGDEIIRNRVLEALYQRIMRAYKEKKCFRVIIVIPLLPGFQGGVDDGGAASVRAIMHWQYRTICRGRNSILDNLYDHIGPRVHDYISFYGLRAHGRLFEGGPVASSQVYVHSKIMIVDDCITLVGSANINDRSLLGSRDSEIGVLVEDKELFDSLMGGKPWKAGKFASSLRLSLWSEHLGLRAGEVHQIRDPVIDSTYKGIWMATAKTNTMIYQDVFSCIPNDLIHSRASLRQCMVYWKEKLGQATIDLGIAPNKLESYQDGDIKCTDPLERLESVRGHLVSFPLDFMSKEDLRPVFNESEYYASSQVFH